TCTTTTCCCTCAGTCACTTAAGATTACTACAACTGGTCTGTGCTCTTTGAAGCAAAGAAGCGATATTGGTAGCAGTTGAGGATAACAGTCTTGCTGCCTCGGTGATAGTGAAATTGCTAGAAGCTACCCTGTTTGCTACATAGGAGAAGGCCCAGGTTTTGAACTCTACTCACAAAGAGGCAGTTCACACATACTCCAGCACACAGCCTCTGCAGCTAGAAGCAGTGCTTTGGAATCCACATCTGCCTTCGCCCATTTAACTTAGTTGTATGgtgtattatacacacacatattatagaatatatgtcACACATATAacatgtgtatattatatgtaacatacacatataatacatatgaATATTTGTACATTATACCACAAATAAATGGTACTTGCTATATGGTACTATATTCATGACCAGAGTATCTATTTCTTGATTGCTAGAGGAGTGAATATATTAATAATCTAAGGTACCCAGAATTCAGTGGACAGCCATATATGTTACTTTTATGTTGTTCAAATCCTGACTCTGCACCTTGTGAGATGTGTGATCTCGGAGAGTCAGTTTCCTCAGCTGTCCCATGTAAGTGTTCAATGCAATCATCTGGCGACGTATGTAAAACTAACTGGCATAAAGTATGTGTGTTGGAGGAATATGCAGATTTTCCTGCTCTAGACATTACTAAGCCAGAGCTAGTTAGCTCCCTCCACAGCCTTCTTCATGAGAGACAGGGCAGGCTCTTGGCCTTTCTTCAGGTAGCCACCACAGCAAATCCTTTGTCAGAGCTGTATGTCTCACAGGGTCAGGAACACAGGGTTCAGGTGACATGGGTAGAAATGACACATTCCTCTATGCATAACATCTACATGCCTGAAAACCTAGTATCTAAGCGTAACACACATTCAGAACCCAATGCGTCCCTCCCTCCAAGTACAAAAGGAAGGGTATAGCATAGTCATAGCTTTTCTGTATTGCTACAGCCAGCTGCTGCTCCTGTCAATGGAACTTCCTTCTCTTTCAGAGGAGCTGGTCCTGAGACAACACCCCTGTAGCCACCTTTTCCTTCACCTTCACCCCCCTTTCCCCAGTACTTGCTTGTGAGTACTTCCTTCAGCCAAGATCTCTCAAGCCTAGGCCAAACTTCCCCTCATCTTAAAATAGCTTGCTTATAGGATGATTACTGTCTGGCAGTCACTGTTCTAAAGGCTTTGCACATGTTCGCTATTTAATGCAACGTACGAAGCAGGTGCTGTTACTACCTTCAGTTTTTAGATGGGAAAGATTAGGCGCTATAAATTCTGGGGAAGGAATTTAAGCCCAGCTAGTCTAGTTTGAGCTTCAATGCCTGTCGGGCATTATCtacatttcctttcctctttttgttaGTACTGTGAATATTTTCAGACATATGAAAAAGAGGAAAGCAGTTGACATGGAACATCTACATATCCTGTCTAGATGTTTCAAATAGCGTTGGTGCTGTGTTCACCTTATCGTGTGCCTGTTTGCCCCTCCATTCATCAAGCAGTGCAACTTACATTCTTAGGTGCACTTCAAAGTAGGTTCCAACCATTTTATCTGCATAAATGTCAAAACCTCAATGGCATAGATTAATTCCTTAAAAGCTACCAGCTACCAAAGTTCACCCAAGAAGAAACAGATTGTCTCAATAACTCTGTTACTATTGGGGAAATTAATGAACATTTTCAAACAATCGCACAAAGAAAATTCAGGCTCAAACAATTTTGATGATAAATTTCGCCACGTGCTTAAGGAAGAAATAACACCAGTGCTATATATTCTCCCTGAAAATACAAGAAGAGGGAGTGCTGGCCACCTCATTTAGCTAGCATTACCAAGTTAGAAAAGGCAAAGATTTTACAATATAGTCTACAATCTCTAATGTAGATGCAAAGGGCCTTAACAAAACAGCAATAAATCAGGCTAGCAGCATAAAAAGTACATTATAACCAAGTGGGGTTATAGAAATGCAAGGAAGCTACTTAGTTCAGAATCTAATTGATATAGCTCACTGTAAATTTAGACACAAACTAAAACTGCATGgtcatctcaatagatgcagGGAAAAACATTAGAAAGAACCCCAAATccattcttaatttaaaaaaaaagagagagagagaacctcttTGAAGCTAGGACTGAAAGGGCATTTCTCAACCTAATAAAGGCGACTACAGAACAACAATTACCGCAAGACGGTAGCCACCGAACATCCCAGAGAAACATTGAAATCGGAGCAACAGCGTTGCTCTCCCCATTCCTTCTGAACACTGTATTGGGGATCCCAGGCAAAGCAGTCAGGCTCCCTTCCCCAGCCAAGCACACACGGAGTCTAAGATGAAGCAACTGTCTATGTGCAAAATCCATGAACTACCACAGAGCTCCTAGAATTCATCAGTGAGTTCAGCAAGGTTATAGGCTAGAAAGCCAATGGACAAAGTTCAACTTTGTACAACTCTGGAGAAGTAACAaagtgttttaatttaatatgcaGAAAGCAATATTGTTTACCATCGCCTTGAAGCCTATTAGAATATTAGGAAtatgataattaaaataaatgtaagctGCATAGGTGGGGAATGTTAAATTGTATGCTTCAAGAATACCACAGCGTGCACGTTAAAGGTTATCATTTGCTTATACTCCTTTAGGCAAAAATGTGCTTCCTATGACATGTACAAATATTAATGTCAATTTGCTGGCTGTTATGTAAATCTAATCCATATCAAGCTACTGAATGTGCTTCCACGTCTTGTTCCCTTCATCTTCTGTATGACCACAGACTGGAAAACACTGCACTCTACCTTGTTTCCGACAGAAGAGCCATGTCACACGTTCGTCTATTGATGGGCATCTATGCTGGCTTTACTCCTCAGCTACTCGAAGTACTGTAGCTATTGCTCTAAGGCTGTGTAAGTAGATCTGTGGTAGGACTGAGAGTCCTCTGGCCACTACACATAATTttatttagtcataaggaaaagaATAAGTCATGACATTTGTAGAAAAATGGGTAAAAtatagaaagtaaataaaaaataaattatttttacaaatcAGATTGTGAGGGTGGaagtgggagaagaggagagagagggctgTGATTGAGATGTAcagtgaataaaaattaaattattaaaaaaaattaaaaaagaaaagtgggtaaaactaaaagaaaatacgttaagcaaaataagccagactcaagAAGACAATACATGTTTCACCTCAGATATGGATTCtaccttttaattttattactaCTAGCTGTTTTATAAGGTGGACATacattttcctttcaaaataGTACACCAAATCATAATACATTCATAGTTAGCTCCAGGTCACTCAAATACTAATTTTACCATTCAAACCAATTCCAGTCCTGCTAATTTTAAGGAGCAAAGGTTACTTCTGCCAACCTCTATAGTTGCACATGTATGTTGAAATCTTGGTGGCTAAGTGTACAGAAGAGACTATATCATTGTAAGTAAgtgtaataatataataataatcaaTTTCACTCACCCAAGAACTAAGTCCTCACCTGTATGGCTGCCTTCCTGGATTTCCAAGCATTGCCAGATGCCATACTGCTGTCCTCATGGGCACCATGCTGAGGACTGTGACAGCAACCTGTACACCGGATGCATTGGTGATGGTGACACCTACAGTTGTGGCATTTTGGCAACAAATTTCTCTTTAGCAAGGCAGGGCAAATTTCTCCAGAACAGCAAATGCAAGGATCATGCATTACAGTTCCCTGAGCACTGCAGGGATGAGAACAGGTCCTGTGGTAATCACAATCCCCATGGTGCACTGGCTTACAGTACAGGGAATTATCTACGCCTTTGGGAGCAAAGCAGTCTGGGTAAGTGGGAGCTTCTGACTGAAGTGGTGACAAGGAATGATATGATTGGTCAGCAGCATGGTATGGTTGGTCTGCAGAATGATATGATTGGTCCATAGGATGGCATCGTAATTCCCTATAGCTCACTGACTGGAAGTTTTGATCTATAGGTTTTGGTCTCTGGATAAATGGCTTGTTGTGAGTGGTTAAGCCTGGCAAATGAGATGTAGATAAAGATTTGCTGCTCTCTTCAAAGAACTTTCTTCTGTCTGCAAATGGCATGAGGATGGCTTCATCCCCAGCCTGAGGAGTAGGTATCTTCAATTCTTTGTTGTCATCTGGGTTGGAAGGACCCTCTGTGGAGAGTGCCACCTGTGGCTGTGCGTTATGTTCTGGAGACCATCTCCAGTGACCTCTACAGACCCCGTGGTGAGCatttgctttctcagtgtctaaggTGGATGAGTCAGATGCCTTCCACCATGTGTTCAGGGCCAAAGAAGACTGGCCAGACCTCTGGCCAGGGCTCATTCTTCCCTCTAAGCCTACCCTAGCTTTAGAGCTCTCTGAGGCTTGGCTGAGGCATTCTGAAGACCTAGCCCTGAGAATCATGCTTTTGTTAAAGAGCTGATCTCCATGGCTAGGGACGTTTTTATATGAAGGCAGAAGGGATGAGTTAGAAGCAGGGAGTGGAGGGCTTTCTGGAGGCTCTTGGGTCTCTTCCACATCTTCCTTAGTGTCACACAATTGTGACAAGGGGCCCTTACTTTTCTGGAGCTGGGCTTTCCTCCTCTGAATTTCATTCCGTAGATTGGTAGCGAACCTCTCACTCTTCCGTCGGTTTTGGATGGAGCGACCTCGGGGGCCTCCACTTCTTCTGCCACCCAATCGGCCACCTTCCTTAGGCTCATTGTCACCTTCTTCAGTTGCTTCAGTGTGACCAACTACTTTATTGGCTGAAAAGAAGTCTCTGGTTTGTTGAACAGGGGAGCAAGTGGCAGAGGGCTGCTGGCCAGTCAAGTCACTGCTTGCTCTGCTTGCTCGGTTTGAGTCTAGGTAAGTTCGTTCTGATGGGTGTCCATCGACCTCTCCAAGTAGGGCATCACTTTGGCTCTGGTTTGCAGAAACCATCAGCTTATCATCTGTGGGCTTGATCTTCCTTTCTTTGCTGGTCTGGTCCTGGGTACCTCCTGTGGGGAGACCTGGACTTTTCTTCCCTTTAGGGTTGTTGTGCAAAGGGGACATGGTCCACTGGTGTCCATCCTGCCCAGTTGGCAACTCCATCCCCTTGTTGCCTCTGGAATCAAGGTGCATCTGCTGCAAGTGGGATGCCAACAGCTGTTCAGGAGCACTATGGCGATGTTCTATGCTTCCTCGGAGGTGCGGGATGGCACCAAAAGACAAAGTGTTAGCCAGATCTGCTGAAGCCTCCTTAAGCAGGCCAAACTCTTTGTTGGAACCTTTGTCATGGGCCTTTGGAGAATCAAGAGCTTTGGAGGAGCCCTCTATCAGTAGATGGTCACAGTCATCCTGGCTGGATTCAGAAGGCTTGCTGAGCTCACAGTTCTGGTGGTCCTCACCTGTCACCTGGTCTTGCCCACTAATGCAGCAGAACTGGTTAGAGCTCCTTGGGGGCAGCATTGTCTCTAAGGCTGGTTTTTCCTTTTGCTGTAAGGAGTCCACAGGTTCAGATGCACGATGCTGCTCTCCATTGAGAAGTTGGGCTCTAGAGGCCTGAAGGCTGTCCCGCCTCACTGGAGGCTCTGGTGGACCCCGCACCATCTTGGCAGGTCCTGAGTGGTGCCCTTCTTCTGAGCAGGATGATGCATGGGAAGTGGAGGTCATGTGGCCCCCACTGGTACTATGGCTACTTCCTGAGGTCTCAGATACATTAGCTTGGTCATCAGTGACTTTAGTCGGCCCTGGGCCTGACATGACACAGTCTGTAGAGGGTGGTTCCTCTGGCTTAAGGGAAAGGGCACAGTCAGAGGCATTTGAGCTGGCTGAGAAGGAGCTGTAGGCTGAGTCACGCTGGCTGGGGTACATGTTCTGCTCAATGGGTAAGAGGTGGCCCTCGTAGGTAGCTTGGCCTGGCTGTTCCAGGCTCTCCATGCTGCCAATAGAGCTGCTTTTCTCAGTGCTACAATGCCGGGAGAGTGGGCACCACTGTACACTCACGTCACTGTAAGACACAAGGTACATGCATTAGTTAGTCAGGCAATCAGACACCTTCCCTACTCTGGCCAGTCTGCCATGGATAAGAACAGGTCAAGCCAGTGACACCCATGCTACAAATAAAAGGAcctaagggaaagaaaggaagataagTAAGGAGAGTGACACATGGGCACCACAGGACCATGACAGAATGAGAAACAGGATTTCATATAGAGGGAGAATGAGCAAACACCCCAAAGACTTAGTGCCATGGCAATTATGTACTATGTCACCGCTAACAGCAAGTTTGACATTGCTTCTGAGTAGTCCCTGTCAGATCAGTGTATGCTTctctgccagtgtgtgtgtgtgggggggtggttaGTCCAGAACATTAGCATTAGACAGAAAGGAGCCCCCATGAGGCTATTTCGACTTCAGCCAGAGCATTTCATAAACCCATGATTCTCAAACCCGAGTGTCCATCATAATCATATGGAGGGCATGTGATACACAGGCCACGGGGTCCACTTTGGAAAACCTCTGGTGTCAACAAAACAAGCTCCATAGAGGGAAGTGACTTTGAAAAGGCAATTTTTACAAACTCTAACTAGTGTGGTACAGTCAGAATTGGAGTGCAAATGTTTCTTTATTCCAGAAATTCCACATCAC
The window above is part of the Rattus norvegicus strain BN/NHsdMcwi chromosome X, GRCr8, whole genome shotgun sequence genome. Proteins encoded here:
- the Shroom4 gene encoding protein Shroom4 isoform X1, with protein sequence MRTGDELVNINGTPLYGSRQEALILIKGSFRILKLIVRRRNTPVSRPHSWHVAKLLEGCPDVATTMHFPSEAFSLSWHSGCNTSDVSVQWCPLSRHCSTEKSSSIGSMESLEQPGQATYEGHLLPIEQNMYPSQRDSAYSSFSASSNASDCALSLKPEEPPSTDCVMSGPGPTKVTDDQANVSETSGSSHSTSGGHMTSTSHASSCSEEGHHSGPAKMVRGPPEPPVRRDSLQASRAQLLNGEQHRASEPVDSLQQKEKPALETMLPPRSSNQFCCISGQDQVTGEDHQNCELSKPSESSQDDCDHLLIEGSSKALDSPKAHDKGSNKEFGLLKEASADLANTLSFGAIPHLRGSIEHRHSAPEQLLASHLQQMHLDSRGNKGMELPTGQDGHQWTMSPLHNNPKGKKSPGLPTGGTQDQTSKERKIKPTDDKLMVSANQSQSDALLGEVDGHPSERTYLDSNRASRASSDLTGQQPSATCSPVQQTRDFFSANKVVGHTEATEEGDNEPKEGGRLGGRRSGGPRGRSIQNRRKSERFATNLRNEIQRRKAQLQKSKGPLSQLCDTKEDVEETQEPPESPPLPASNSSLLPSYKNVPSHGDQLFNKSMILRARSSECLSQASESSKARVGLEGRMSPGQRSGQSSLALNTWWKASDSSTLDTEKANAHHGVCRGHWRWSPEHNAQPQVALSTEGPSNPDDNKELKIPTPQAGDEAILMPFADRRKFFEESSKSLSTSHLPGLTTHNKPFIQRPKPIDQNFQSVSYRELRCHPMDQSYHSADQPYHAADQSYHSLSPLQSEAPTYPDCFAPKGVDNSLYCKPVHHGDCDYHRTCSHPCSAQGTVMHDPCICCSGEICPALLKRNLLPKCHNCRCHHHQCIRCTGCCHSPQHGAHEDSSMASGNAWKSRKAAIQEFPVDKWKPITGNRKTSHSGREMAHSKANLSLSAPFRPHIENSALDLSNYRAVSSLDLLGDFKHASNTPEESSVYEDESSVASMPRPLRSRAFSESHISLEPQNTRAWGKQQRESFSKGSETQPDTLGARKKAFPPPRPPPPNWEKYRLFRAAQQQQQQQQQQQQQQQQQQQQCEKEEEEEKEQEEKGEKEEDLPPQYFSSETTGSCAPITEEQPQSLKMGHQEASRQSSQSLQEQEAYAVHPSNFVPAVRSYPVTQPEKAQPPCYYGAHGLWRTTEQEATVTPKQEFQHFSPPTGASGIPTSYSAYYNISVAKAELLNKLKQQPEMAEAGLGEEGVDYELAQKKIQLIESISRKLSVLREAQRGLLDDINANAALGEEVEVNLKAVCKSNELEKYHLFIGDLDKVVNLLLSLSGRLARVENALNSIDAESNQEKLVLREKKQQLTNQLADAKELKEHVDRREKLVFSMVSRYLPQDQLQDYQHFVKMKSALIIEQRELEEKIKLGEEQLKCLKESLHLGPSNF
- the Shroom4 gene encoding protein Shroom4 isoform X2, with product MHFPSEAFSLSWHSGCNTSDVSVQWCPLSRHCSTEKSSSIGSMESLEQPGQATYEGHLLPIEQNMYPSQRDSAYSSFSASSNASDCALSLKPEEPPSTDCVMSGPGPTKVTDDQANVSETSGSSHSTSGGHMTSTSHASSCSEEGHHSGPAKMVRGPPEPPVRRDSLQASRAQLLNGEQHRASEPVDSLQQKEKPALETMLPPRSSNQFCCISGQDQVTGEDHQNCELSKPSESSQDDCDHLLIEGSSKALDSPKAHDKGSNKEFGLLKEASADLANTLSFGAIPHLRGSIEHRHSAPEQLLASHLQQMHLDSRGNKGMELPTGQDGHQWTMSPLHNNPKGKKSPGLPTGGTQDQTSKERKIKPTDDKLMVSANQSQSDALLGEVDGHPSERTYLDSNRASRASSDLTGQQPSATCSPVQQTRDFFSANKVVGHTEATEEGDNEPKEGGRLGGRRSGGPRGRSIQNRRKSERFATNLRNEIQRRKAQLQKSKGPLSQLCDTKEDVEETQEPPESPPLPASNSSLLPSYKNVPSHGDQLFNKSMILRARSSECLSQASESSKARVGLEGRMSPGQRSGQSSLALNTWWKASDSSTLDTEKANAHHGVCRGHWRWSPEHNAQPQVALSTEGPSNPDDNKELKIPTPQAGDEAILMPFADRRKFFEESSKSLSTSHLPGLTTHNKPFIQRPKPIDQNFQSVSYRELRCHPMDQSYHSADQPYHAADQSYHSLSPLQSEAPTYPDCFAPKGVDNSLYCKPVHHGDCDYHRTCSHPCSAQGTVMHDPCICCSGEICPALLKRNLLPKCHNCRCHHHQCIRCTGCCHSPQHGAHEDSSMASGNAWKSRKAAIQEFPVDKWKPITGNRKTSHSGREMAHSKANLSLSAPFRPHIENSALDLSNYRAVSSLDLLGDFKHASNTPEESSVYEDESSVASMPRPLRSRAFSESHISLEPQNTRAWGKQQRESFSKGSETQPDTLGARKKAFPPPRPPPPNWEKYRLFRAAQQQQQQQQQQQQQQQQQQQQCEKEEEEEKEQEEKGEKEEDLPPQYFSSETTGSCAPITEEQPQSLKMGHQEASRQSSQSLQEQEAYAVHPSNFVPAVRSYPVTQPEKAQPPCYYGAHGLWRTTEQEATVTPKQEFQHFSPPTGASGIPTSYSAYYNISVAKAELLNKLKQQPEMAEAGLGEEGVDYELAQKKIQLIESISRKLSVLREAQRGLLDDINANAALGEEVEVNLKAVCKSNELEKYHLFIGDLDKVVNLLLSLSGRLARVENALNSIDAESNQEKLVLREKKQQLTNQLADAKELKEHVDRREKLVFSMVSRYLPQDQLQDYQHFVKMKSALIIEQRELEEKIKLGEEQLKCLKESLHLGPSNF
- the Shroom4 gene encoding protein Shroom4, with the translated sequence MENRPGSFQYVPVQLQGGAPWGFTLKGGLEHCEPLTVSKIEDGGKAALSQKMRTGDELVNINGTPLYGSRQEALILIKGSFRILKLIVRRRNTPVSRPHSWHVAKLLEGCPDVATTMHFPSEAFSLSWHSGCNTSDVSVQWCPLSRHCSTEKSSSIGSMESLEQPGQATYEGHLLPIEQNMYPSQRDSAYSSFSASSNASDCALSLKPEEPPSTDCVMSGPGPTKVTDDQANVSETSGSSHSTSGGHMTSTSHASSCSEEGHHSGPAKMVRGPPEPPVRRDSLQASRAQLLNGEQHRASEPVDSLQQKEKPALETMLPPRSSNQFCCISGQDQVTGEDHQNCELSKPSESSQDDCDHLLIEGSSKALDSPKAHDKGSNKEFGLLKEASADLANTLSFGAIPHLRGSIEHRHSAPEQLLASHLQQMHLDSRGNKGMELPTGQDGHQWTMSPLHNNPKGKKSPGLPTGGTQDQTSKERKIKPTDDKLMVSANQSQSDALLGEVDGHPSERTYLDSNRASRASSDLTGQQPSATCSPVQQTRDFFSANKVVGHTEATEEGDNEPKEGGRLGGRRSGGPRGRSIQNRRKSERFATNLRNEIQRRKAQLQKSKGPLSQLCDTKEDVEETQEPPESPPLPASNSSLLPSYKNVPSHGDQLFNKSMILRARSSECLSQASESSKARVGLEGRMSPGQRSGQSSLALNTWWKASDSSTLDTEKANAHHGVCRGHWRWSPEHNAQPQVALSTEGPSNPDDNKELKIPTPQAGDEAILMPFADRRKFFEESSKSLSTSHLPGLTTHNKPFIQRPKPIDQNFQSVSYRELRCHPMDQSYHSADQPYHAADQSYHSLSPLQSEAPTYPDCFAPKGVDNSLYCKPVHHGDCDYHRTCSHPCSAQGTVMHDPCICCSGEICPALLKRNLLPKCHNCRCHHHQCIRCTGCCHSPQHGAHEDSSMASGNAWKSRKAAIQEFPVDKWKPITGNRKTSHSGREMAHSKANLSLSAPFRPHIENSALDLSNYRAVSSLDLLGDFKHASNTPEESSVYEDESSVASMPRPLRSRAFSESHISLEPQNTRAWGKQQRESFSKGSETQPDTLGARKKAFPPPRPPPPNWEKYRLFRAAQQQQQQQQQQQQQQQQQQQQCEKEEEEEKEQEEKGEKEEDLPPQYFSSETTGSCAPITEEQPQSLKMGHQEASRQSSQSLQEQEAYAVHPSNFVPAVRSYPVTQPEKAQPPCYYGAHGLWRTTEQEATVTPKQEFQHFSPPTGASGIPTSYSAYYNISVAKAELLNKLKQQPEMAEAGLGEEGVDYELAQKKIQLIESISRKLSVLREAQRGLLDDINANAALGEEVEVNLKAVCKSNELEKYHLFIGDLDKVVNLLLSLSGRLARVENALNSIDAESNQEKLVLREKKQQLTNQLADAKELKEHVDRREKLVFSMVSRYLPQDQLQDYQHFVKMKSALIIEQRELEEKIKLGEEQLKCLKESLHLGPSNF